A DNA window from Helianthus annuus cultivar XRQ/B chromosome 15, HanXRQr2.0-SUNRISE, whole genome shotgun sequence contains the following coding sequences:
- the LOC110911843 gene encoding uncharacterized protein LOC110911843, whose translation MGGATTRIPMSHRVLSPSDNYSGGDNPNDQPVVQLSGSIFGFLEDDTTPLSSPETDKFHEIEDEEEEDENEKSERTEDMIKFWETQHQNLHATLFRTTSLESKIRTRTKEVLAELDMADNVCSCSRRISGGCRTCRMREICRQLQNSGYNSAICKSKWKNSSDLPSGEHTYIDVIDNSNRKKGDARVIIELEFRGQFEMKKGSEEYNGLVSKLPEVFIGKVERLLAVIKIVSNAAKRCMKEKKMHLGPWRKQRYMEAKWLRVVERTTSMPMIEPLAVERDPTRVVRTRARASMLTMDLHDNLPKMSTYMIPVVEVL comes from the exons ATGGGCGGAGCCACCACCAGAATTCCGATGAGCCACCGTGTCTTGTCACCAAGTGACAATTACAGCGGTGGCGATAACCCGAATGATCAACCAGTTGTGCAATTATCCGGTTCGATATTCGGGTTCCTAGAGGACGATACAACACCGTTATCGTCCCCAGAAACCGACAAGTTTCATGaaattgaagatgaagaagaagaggatgagAACGAAAAGAGCGAAAGAACCGAAGACATGATTAAATTTTGGGAAACTCAACATCAGAATTTACAT GCAACATTGTTTAGAACGACGTCGTTAGAGTCAAAGATTAGAACTAGAACGAAAGAAGTACTTGCGGAACTAGATATGGCCGATAATGTATGTTCTTGCTCGAGACGCATTTCCGGCGGATGCCGGACCTGCCGAATGAGAGAAATCTGCCGGCAGTTACAAAATTCCGGTTACAATTCCGCCATTTGCAAGTCTAAATGGAAGAACTCGTCGGATCTCCCATCAG GTGAACACACTTATATCGATGTTATCGACAACTCGAACCGCAAAAAAGGCGACGCGCGAGTGATCATCGAGTTGGAGTTTCGTGGTCAGTTCGAAATGAAGAAAGGAAGTGAGGAATACAACGGTCTTGTATCGAAGCTGCCCGAGGTGTTCATAGGAAAAGTTGAGAGGTTGTTGGCCGTGATCAAAATTGTAAGTAATGCGGCGAAACGATGCATGAAGGAGAAGAAGATGCATTTGGGACCGTGGAGGAAGCAACGGTACATGGAGGCTAAGTGGCTTAGAGTGGTGGAACGCACAACTTCTATGCCTATGATCGAACCATTGGCGGTTGAGCGCGACCCGACACGCGTGGTTAGGACTAGGGCCCGGGCGTCGATGCTGACTATGGATCTACACGACAATTTGCCGAAGATGTCGACCTATATGATCCCTGTTGTTGAAGTGTTGTGA